One genomic segment of Nitrospira sp. includes these proteins:
- a CDS encoding HD domain-containing phosphohydrolase, with product MRVESLNQIHPGVLAIQRELDKIDRLRLPITSRRDVERILVRQVTKGLDRALPWQAGHGRRTATIALAVAREIGLSSDDLHHLTLAAYLHDVGLLMLPPGLMDSTAFLEPDTYVAVQNHCRIGAALLEPYAFLQEAAILVAYHHERWDGTGYPYGIRGPFIPLGARILSVADAFDAIQVPEATDSPLRDLIASRILRVAAGTQFDPTIVEALTRSLDHRKTDGDCSGV from the coding sequence ATGCGCGTCGAGAGTCTCAATCAGATTCACCCCGGCGTCCTCGCCATTCAACGGGAACTGGACAAAATCGACCGCCTCCGCCTGCCCATAACATCACGCCGGGATGTCGAACGCATCCTGGTGCGCCAGGTGACGAAGGGGCTTGATCGCGCACTCCCCTGGCAGGCGGGTCACGGACGGCGTACCGCGACGATCGCCCTGGCCGTCGCACGGGAGATCGGCCTGTCCTCTGACGACCTGCATCACCTCACGCTTGCGGCCTATCTGCATGACGTCGGACTCCTGATGCTGCCGCCCGGCCTGATGGACAGCACGGCATTCCTCGAACCGGACACCTACGTGGCCGTCCAAAATCACTGCCGGATCGGCGCGGCGCTCTTAGAACCCTATGCGTTTCTGCAAGAGGCGGCAATTCTCGTCGCGTATCACCATGAACGTTGGGACGGCACCGGCTATCCCTATGGCATCAGAGGGCCCTTTATCCCGCTAGGCGCAAGAATTCTCTCGGTCGCCGACGCGTTCGACGCCATCCAAGTTCCCGAGGCCACCGACAGTCCCCTGCGCGATCTCATTGCCTCGCGCATTCTGCGCGTAGCGGCCGGTACCCAATTCGATCCGACCATCGTAGAGGCGTTAACGAGGAGCCTCGACCATCGGAAGACCGACGGCGACTGCAGCGGAGTATGA
- the bfr gene encoding bacterioferritin translates to MKAKDGILEQLGKILTAELTAVHQYLLHAELCRHWGYERLADKFQHLYTEEVTHSGQLVRHILYLGGQPDVGSLETVKGGRSVKDLFETNLAFEQEDVEMLRKAIVHAAKVSDFTTRQKLEEMVVDSEEHVDYFERQLATIAQVGLPAYLAEQIKS, encoded by the coding sequence ATGAAAGCGAAAGACGGGATTCTGGAACAACTCGGGAAGATCCTCACCGCCGAACTGACTGCCGTGCATCAATATCTGCTCCATGCGGAACTGTGTCGCCATTGGGGCTATGAGCGACTGGCTGACAAGTTCCAGCATTTGTATACGGAAGAAGTGACCCATTCCGGGCAGCTGGTCCGTCACATATTGTATCTGGGCGGCCAGCCGGATGTCGGATCGTTGGAAACGGTGAAGGGCGGGCGATCGGTCAAAGATTTATTTGAGACCAATCTGGCGTTCGAACAGGAAGATGTGGAGATGCTGCGGAAGGCGATCGTCCATGCCGCCAAGGTCAGTGACTTTACCACCCGGCAAAAGCTGGAAGAGATGGTGGTAGATTCAGAAGAGCATGTGGATTACTTTGAGCGACAACTCGCCACAATCGCCCAAGTCGGGCTTCCTGCCTATCTTGCCGAGCAGATCAAGTCGTAG
- the bfr gene encoding bacterioferritin yields MKAKEGVINILNKVLTADLTAINQYFVHAKMCENWGFERLQHKVRERSIDEMKDADELIGHILYLEGVPNVQRMNTVHVGETVSEQLKLDLKAEQEMLALLNEGVVHCVKVTDFTTRHMLEEMAKDVDAHIDWIETQMETIKQVGLENYLAEQIKKDS; encoded by the coding sequence ATGAAAGCAAAAGAGGGCGTCATCAATATTCTCAATAAGGTGCTGACGGCTGATCTGACAGCCATCAATCAGTATTTTGTGCATGCCAAGATGTGCGAAAACTGGGGCTTCGAACGGTTGCAGCATAAGGTGCGCGAGCGCAGCATCGATGAAATGAAGGATGCCGATGAGCTCATCGGGCACATCCTCTATCTCGAAGGCGTGCCGAATGTGCAGCGCATGAATACCGTGCATGTCGGCGAGACGGTCTCGGAACAGCTCAAGCTGGATCTGAAGGCCGAGCAGGAAATGTTGGCGTTATTGAATGAGGGCGTCGTGCATTGCGTGAAGGTGACCGATTTTACGACTCGCCATATGTTGGAAGAGATGGCGAAGGACGTCGATGCCCATATTGACTGGATTGAAACCCAGATGGAAACCATCAAGCAAGTCGGGCTGGAAAACTATCTCGCGGAGCAGATCAAGAAAGACAGCTAA
- the topA gene encoding type I DNA topoisomerase yields the protein MAKTLIIVESPTKARTITKYLGRGYTVMASVGHIKDLPTSKLGVDLEHDFEPQYVTIKGKAKVLADIKKKAEEADKIFLAPDPDREGEAIAWHLEQELLGKSKKKQGGKIFRVLFNEITKTAVKRALESPGEIDMNLVNAQQARRILDRIVGYQGSQLLWTKVRRGLSMGRVQSVAMRLICEREAEREAFRTEEYWSIIALLSGANPPSFEAKLHSINGEAASIENGEQAARVVEHIQGKTFVVESIERREKKRNPVAPFITSRLQQEASRKLHFSPKKTMTLAQQLYEGMEIGAEGATGLITYMRTDSPRISNEAMTEAREVIQARFGSEYLPATPNIYKTQKAAQEAHEAVRPTSAARDPDSIRQYLDQDQYNLYKLIWNRFIASQMVPAVLDVTRIDSTPVGTPVKYGFRSTGTVVKFPGHTIVYMEGVDKELPTEKPKADQETDDDNDRQLPALSEGEQLRLVQQDGESAIGLTSKQHFTQPPPRYNEALLIKELEEKGIGRPSTYAAIISTIQDRKYVEKTEGRLVPTETGKTVHDYLMKGFPELINVDFTSHLEEQLDEVEGGTKPWVTAVRDFYTPFTKELERAKTIPGPKDIVEPPTDVPCEKCGKMMEIKWGRNGKFLACPAYKADPPCKNTQNFQKLEDGTIKIVPKIELTTDQKCDKCGSAMVVKTGRFGKFIACSAYPECKTTKPLALGVKCPQPDCGGDLVQKRTKKGRSFFACSNYPKCEYALWDRPINKTCPTCQAPFLIEKVSKQAGRSVQCRNEECGYREAG from the coding sequence ATGGCAAAAACGTTAATCATCGTCGAGTCGCCGACCAAGGCGAGGACGATTACGAAATATCTAGGCCGCGGGTATACCGTGATGGCCTCGGTCGGCCATATCAAAGATCTCCCGACGAGTAAGTTGGGCGTTGACCTCGAACACGATTTCGAACCGCAGTATGTGACCATCAAGGGCAAGGCAAAAGTTCTTGCCGATATCAAAAAGAAAGCCGAAGAAGCCGACAAAATTTTCCTGGCGCCCGACCCTGATCGTGAAGGGGAGGCGATTGCCTGGCATCTGGAGCAGGAGTTGCTCGGCAAGTCCAAAAAGAAACAAGGCGGAAAGATCTTTCGCGTCTTGTTCAACGAGATCACCAAGACGGCCGTCAAGCGCGCGCTTGAATCGCCCGGTGAAATCGACATGAATCTGGTCAACGCTCAGCAGGCCCGCCGTATCCTGGATCGCATCGTCGGGTATCAAGGCAGTCAGCTCTTGTGGACCAAGGTCCGGCGCGGGCTTAGTATGGGGCGCGTGCAGTCGGTCGCCATGCGGTTGATTTGCGAACGCGAAGCGGAGCGGGAGGCCTTCAGGACTGAAGAGTACTGGTCGATCATTGCGTTGTTGTCCGGCGCCAATCCGCCCTCATTCGAAGCCAAGCTCCATAGCATCAATGGTGAAGCCGCTTCGATCGAGAATGGTGAACAAGCCGCGCGCGTGGTCGAACACATTCAAGGGAAGACGTTTGTTGTTGAGTCCATCGAGCGCCGGGAGAAAAAGCGGAACCCGGTTGCGCCGTTCATCACCAGCCGTCTCCAGCAGGAAGCCTCCCGGAAGCTGCATTTCTCGCCCAAGAAAACCATGACCCTTGCGCAGCAGCTCTACGAGGGTATGGAGATTGGGGCTGAAGGGGCCACCGGTCTGATCACCTATATGAGAACCGACTCGCCGCGCATTTCCAATGAGGCGATGACCGAGGCGCGGGAAGTCATCCAGGCAAGATTTGGATCAGAGTATCTTCCGGCGACGCCGAACATCTATAAAACCCAGAAGGCTGCTCAGGAAGCGCACGAAGCTGTCAGGCCTACCTCGGCGGCTCGCGATCCGGATTCGATTCGCCAGTATCTCGACCAGGATCAGTACAACCTCTATAAGTTGATCTGGAATCGATTCATCGCGTCACAAATGGTGCCGGCTGTCCTCGACGTGACGCGGATCGATTCGACCCCGGTGGGGACGCCGGTGAAGTATGGATTCCGTTCCACCGGCACGGTCGTGAAGTTCCCCGGCCACACGATTGTCTATATGGAGGGCGTCGATAAGGAGCTCCCGACTGAAAAGCCGAAAGCCGATCAGGAAACGGACGATGACAATGATCGCCAGCTGCCGGCTCTGTCCGAAGGGGAACAGCTGCGGTTGGTTCAGCAGGATGGAGAATCGGCGATCGGACTGACGTCAAAGCAGCACTTCACTCAGCCGCCTCCCCGGTACAATGAAGCCCTGTTGATCAAGGAGCTGGAAGAAAAAGGCATCGGCCGTCCCTCGACCTATGCGGCCATCATTTCCACGATTCAAGACCGCAAATATGTCGAGAAGACCGAGGGTCGGCTGGTGCCGACGGAAACCGGTAAGACCGTTCACGATTACTTGATGAAGGGGTTCCCCGAGCTGATCAATGTGGACTTTACGTCGCATCTTGAGGAGCAGCTTGACGAGGTGGAAGGGGGAACGAAGCCCTGGGTCACGGCGGTGCGCGATTTCTATACGCCATTCACCAAGGAGCTCGAACGGGCGAAGACGATTCCCGGTCCGAAGGATATCGTAGAGCCGCCCACGGATGTGCCCTGTGAAAAATGCGGAAAGATGATGGAGATTAAGTGGGGCCGGAATGGAAAGTTCCTGGCATGCCCGGCCTATAAGGCGGATCCGCCCTGCAAGAACACGCAGAATTTTCAGAAGCTCGAAGATGGCACGATCAAGATCGTGCCGAAGATCGAACTGACGACCGATCAGAAGTGTGACAAGTGCGGGAGTGCCATGGTGGTGAAGACCGGGCGGTTCGGCAAGTTCATAGCCTGTTCAGCCTATCCCGAGTGTAAAACCACCAAGCCTCTCGCGCTTGGCGTGAAATGTCCGCAGCCGGACTGTGGCGGAGACCTCGTTCAGAAGCGCACAAAGAAGGGCCGTTCCTTCTTCGCATGCAGCAACTATCCGAAGTGTGAGTATGCGTTGTGGGATCGCCCGATCAATAAGACCTGTCCGACGTGCCAGGCGCCGTTCCTGATTGAAAAAGTCAGCAAGCAGGCCGGACGGAGTGTGCAGTGCCGCAATGAAGAATGCGGCTATCGCGAGGCCGGATAA
- the dprA gene encoding DNA-processing protein DprA codes for MDSIQLTSWLLLQSIDGVGDRTVLKLVYAFGTPAGVLASPVEDLKRVGCSAELAEAIRRGPDLKVRQLIDRQVKMVERLRIQVITLTDSLYPKRLKAISDPPPLLYYTGALHEQDGMALAIVGGRSATTAGKAITEEIAQELARGGWTIVSGMARGIDAAAHRGALAGKGRTIAVLGCGVDQTYPPEHDQLRRQIETQGAVLAELPVGSPPQSHHFPRRNRIISGLSVGVLVAEAAMNSGSLITAKLALEQGRDVFALPGSVKEARCRGSNGLIKEGARLVECAADMIGELLPQVEPALRVRMMIGETASSALGELGPDERRIYEVLSHEAQSVDAVIERTGLSAAQVTATMLALELRGYVRQLPGPQYLRR; via the coding sequence ATGGATTCCATTCAGCTCACATCCTGGCTGCTTCTCCAGTCGATCGACGGAGTCGGTGATCGAACCGTTCTCAAATTAGTGTACGCGTTCGGGACTCCGGCAGGTGTGCTGGCCTCCCCTGTAGAGGATCTGAAACGTGTCGGGTGCAGTGCCGAGCTCGCTGAGGCGATCAGGCGAGGACCGGATCTCAAGGTCCGTCAGCTCATCGATCGTCAGGTGAAGATGGTCGAACGGCTCCGTATCCAGGTCATTACGCTGACCGATTCCTTATACCCGAAGCGGCTGAAGGCGATTTCTGATCCTCCACCATTGCTGTATTACACGGGCGCGCTCCATGAACAAGATGGGATGGCTCTGGCAATTGTCGGAGGGCGGTCTGCGACCACCGCGGGGAAGGCCATAACGGAAGAGATTGCCCAGGAGTTAGCTAGAGGCGGCTGGACCATTGTCAGCGGGATGGCGCGGGGAATCGATGCTGCGGCCCATCGCGGCGCGTTGGCGGGGAAGGGCCGCACGATTGCCGTCCTTGGCTGCGGGGTGGATCAAACGTATCCACCGGAACATGATCAATTGCGCAGGCAGATTGAGACGCAGGGGGCGGTATTGGCGGAACTCCCGGTAGGCTCGCCGCCGCAGAGTCATCATTTTCCGAGACGGAATCGGATTATCAGCGGTCTATCGGTCGGGGTGCTCGTGGCAGAGGCAGCGATGAACAGCGGATCGCTCATTACCGCCAAGTTGGCGCTGGAGCAGGGGCGCGATGTGTTTGCCCTTCCGGGGTCTGTCAAGGAAGCACGGTGCCGCGGGTCGAATGGACTGATCAAGGAGGGCGCCAGATTGGTCGAGTGCGCGGCGGATATGATAGGAGAGTTGCTGCCGCAAGTTGAGCCTGCACTTCGTGTCCGTATGATGATTGGGGAGACGGCCTCGTCGGCGCTTGGAGAATTAGGACCGGACGAAAGGCGTATCTATGAGGTGCTTTCTCACGAGGCGCAATCGGTTGATGCCGTGATTGAACGGACCGGACTCAGTGCCGCGCAGGTCACCGCGACGATGCTGGCGCTGGAGCTTCGCGGTTATGTGCGACAGCTACCCGGTCCGCAATACCTGCGCCGCTAA
- a CDS encoding Rne/Rng family ribonuclease: MGIEIAISVAREETRVAVLDGGVVTDLFGDRAKHKDFVGNVYKGKVAKVLPGMQAAFVDIGLEKAAFMHVSDLSEEAEPGDTLVDATDDDDDKDADMLRPKRQSAKPIEQLLSEGQELMVQISKGPIGTKGPRVTTYVSLPGRYLVFMPNVEHIGVSRRIAKDEERARLKDIMRRVRRPGCGYIVRTVSEGVKEEELKSDVDFLHVLWQDILTNREKLGAPALLHTDLSLSFRVVRDLFGRKVDRLWIDSRQEYDAVRDFVQRFSPEQTSRIHFYDKDESLFDHLGIEQEITRATSRRVWLKSGGHLVIDHTEAMTVIDVNTGRFVGKRDQEETILRNNLEAAKEVAYQMKLRGIGGIIIVDFIDMEREKNRDKVYHALVDAMASDKARTRISRISDLGLIEISRERVREDLLRSLSEPCHYCEGRGYTKSPTTVAYEIFREIRKIGESGESQRIVIGAHPTVVGLLQDEERQGLEMLERECSAKIIITPDSQLHLEQYDLVAL; the protein is encoded by the coding sequence ATGGGAATTGAGATTGCGATTTCGGTCGCGCGGGAAGAAACCCGCGTGGCGGTGTTGGATGGTGGCGTGGTCACTGATTTATTCGGGGATCGGGCCAAACATAAGGATTTCGTCGGGAACGTGTACAAGGGGAAGGTCGCGAAGGTGCTGCCGGGCATGCAAGCGGCATTCGTAGATATCGGCTTGGAAAAAGCCGCGTTCATGCACGTATCCGATCTCTCGGAAGAGGCCGAGCCGGGTGACACCCTGGTGGATGCCACCGACGACGATGATGATAAAGACGCGGATATGCTCAGGCCGAAGCGCCAGAGCGCCAAGCCCATCGAGCAGTTGCTGAGCGAGGGGCAGGAGTTGATGGTCCAGATCTCGAAAGGCCCGATCGGGACGAAGGGGCCGCGAGTGACCACCTATGTCTCGCTCCCCGGCCGGTATCTGGTCTTCATGCCGAATGTTGAGCACATCGGGGTCTCTCGTCGGATCGCGAAGGACGAGGAACGTGCCCGATTGAAAGACATCATGCGCCGGGTCCGCCGCCCAGGGTGCGGCTACATCGTGCGCACGGTAAGTGAAGGCGTCAAAGAGGAAGAACTGAAGTCCGACGTCGACTTTTTGCACGTGCTGTGGCAAGACATCCTGACCAATCGAGAAAAGCTGGGTGCGCCGGCGTTGTTGCATACGGATTTGAGCCTCAGTTTTCGCGTGGTGCGCGATTTGTTCGGGCGGAAAGTGGATCGCCTGTGGATCGATTCACGTCAGGAGTATGATGCCGTTCGAGACTTCGTGCAGCGGTTTTCTCCGGAGCAAACCTCCCGCATTCATTTCTATGACAAGGATGAAAGCCTCTTCGATCATCTGGGCATCGAGCAAGAGATCACCCGCGCGACGAGCCGGAGGGTGTGGCTGAAATCCGGGGGGCACTTGGTGATCGATCATACCGAGGCCATGACGGTCATCGACGTTAATACGGGGCGGTTTGTCGGCAAGCGCGATCAGGAAGAGACGATTCTTCGCAATAATCTGGAGGCCGCCAAAGAAGTGGCCTATCAGATGAAGCTGCGCGGGATCGGCGGCATTATCATCGTCGACTTTATCGACATGGAACGGGAAAAGAACCGGGACAAGGTCTATCACGCGCTGGTGGATGCTATGGCGTCGGACAAAGCGCGAACCAGGATCTCCAGAATTTCGGATCTTGGGCTGATTGAGATTTCCCGTGAACGTGTCCGCGAAGATCTTCTTCGGTCTTTGTCCGAGCCCTGTCACTACTGCGAAGGTCGCGGCTATACCAAGTCTCCGACGACGGTCGCCTACGAGATTTTTCGGGAGATTCGGAAGATCGGCGAATCGGGGGAAAGTCAGCGGATCGTCATCGGGGCTCATCCCACTGTTGTGGGGTTGCTCCAAGATGAAGAGCGTCAAGGCCTCGAGATGCTGGAGCGGGAATGTTCGGCGAAGATCATCATCACCCCGGACAGTCAGCTGCATCTTGAACAGTATGACCTCGTCGCTTTGTAG
- the rodA gene encoding rod shape-determining protein RodA, giving the protein MIDRLTDNRGLDSFDYRFLALVLAILGIGVLSIHSVTHSQQTGLAPYYIKQIAWILMGSAAFVFMLVSDYHRIARMAYPLYGVVLLMLAFVLLEGRTSKGAQRWIALGPFSFQPSEFAKLVLILVLAHYYSKTPRVGWLQRVIMPGMLMFPGLVLILKQPDLGSGLSFVAVYAAMLLMVGVRSKALGVILLLVVMLFPFAWEGVWGSLHDYQRQRIMAFVDPEYDPGGKGYHALQSRIAIGSGELMGKGLYGGTQSQLKFLPEGHTDFVFAVYAEEWGFLGVLLLLVLFVALIWLSLEIASKAKDQLGALLAAGIVAMLCFCVVVNIGMTAGMFPIVGIPLPLMSYGGSATVMTMASLGLLLNVKRRRLSLFY; this is encoded by the coding sequence ATGATTGATCGTCTAACCGACAACCGCGGCCTCGATAGTTTCGACTATCGCTTTCTGGCCTTGGTGCTGGCCATCCTTGGGATCGGCGTCCTGTCGATTCACAGCGTCACCCATAGCCAGCAGACCGGCCTCGCACCCTATTACATCAAGCAGATCGCCTGGATTCTCATGGGTAGCGCGGCCTTCGTGTTCATGCTGGTGTCGGACTATCACCGCATTGCACGGATGGCCTATCCGCTCTACGGAGTCGTGCTGCTCATGCTGGCCTTTGTGCTGCTTGAGGGGCGAACGAGCAAGGGGGCGCAACGCTGGATTGCGCTCGGCCCGTTCAGTTTTCAGCCGTCGGAATTTGCCAAGCTGGTGTTGATCCTTGTCCTGGCGCACTACTATTCGAAGACCCCTCGGGTCGGGTGGTTGCAACGAGTGATCATGCCGGGGATGCTGATGTTTCCCGGTCTGGTGTTGATCCTCAAACAGCCTGATTTGGGGAGCGGACTGAGTTTCGTGGCCGTCTATGCGGCCATGCTTTTGATGGTCGGCGTGCGGTCGAAGGCGCTGGGAGTGATCCTTCTTCTTGTGGTCATGTTGTTCCCCTTTGCCTGGGAAGGGGTCTGGGGGTCCTTGCATGATTATCAGCGACAGCGCATTATGGCCTTCGTTGACCCGGAGTACGATCCGGGAGGGAAGGGCTATCATGCCCTGCAGTCCAGAATTGCGATCGGATCCGGGGAGCTGATGGGAAAAGGACTCTACGGAGGGACGCAAAGCCAGCTGAAGTTCCTCCCGGAAGGCCATACAGACTTTGTGTTTGCCGTCTATGCGGAAGAATGGGGATTTCTGGGAGTGTTGCTGTTGTTGGTGCTGTTTGTTGCACTGATCTGGCTCTCTCTGGAGATCGCCTCGAAAGCGAAAGATCAATTGGGCGCGTTGCTCGCCGCCGGTATTGTCGCCATGTTGTGTTTTTGCGTCGTGGTGAATATCGGGATGACAGCCGGGATGTTCCCGATCGTCGGAATTCCGCTGCCCTTGATGAGCTACGGAGGCAGCGCGACGGTGATGACCATGGCGTCGTTGGGATTGTTGCTGAACGTCAAACGGAGACGGCTGAGTTTGTTCTATTGA
- the mrdA gene encoding penicillin-binding protein 2 has protein sequence MATSSTHESELGELQRRLMLLRVGLLLVVGLLAVRLWHLQIREGPYYRDLSENNRTRSVLLEPARGLIYDRHGVLLANNVPSFSLYVTLEDVKDREGLVQKLADLLGLDPVMIRKKLAVRGSKMLPKKIKDRLTLRDATVIESHRLDLPGVMIQVESQRNYPGGMAAAHLLGYVGEISPEQLEKPEFADLHQGSVVGQYGVEKSFDRHVRGQAGQKSVEVDALGHEKRTVQVDKPLAGNDLYLTIDIKLQKVAEDLLGEESGAIVALDPTTGDVLAMASRPGFDPNIMSRELTPKQWVEIVQDERRPLNNRASQGQYPPGSTFKVPMAVAALESNTMSPSSSVLCTGGYQFGKRIYHDWKATGHGYVDLHKALIQSCDVYFYTIGQRMGIDTMAEYAKDFGLGHETGIELPSERVGSIPSTAWKLKVKKEAWLPGETISAAIGQGYVTVTPLQMASMIGTVANDGVSYRPRLVQAIMDRTTGNFQEMPAVARGKAHAKPETFRIIKEALAAVVTEGTATRAKSSIVTIGGKTGTAQVAALGKEKKAEKDIPKKFRDHAWFVAFAPVDAPKIAVAVLAEHMGHGGSAAAPLAKEVIETYMKLRAQEPAVAPQS, from the coding sequence GTGGCAACCAGTAGTACTCATGAGTCTGAGCTTGGAGAATTGCAGCGGCGGCTTATGTTGCTGCGTGTCGGGCTGCTCCTGGTCGTCGGGCTCCTGGCGGTGCGGTTATGGCATCTGCAGATTCGTGAAGGACCGTACTACCGCGATCTCTCGGAGAATAATCGCACCCGATCGGTGCTGCTGGAACCGGCCAGAGGGTTGATCTATGATCGACATGGGGTGCTGTTGGCGAATAACGTTCCGAGCTTCAGTCTCTATGTCACGCTCGAGGATGTGAAGGATCGGGAGGGGTTGGTCCAGAAGCTGGCGGACTTGCTGGGACTTGACCCGGTCATGATCCGAAAAAAGTTGGCCGTGCGAGGCAGCAAGATGCTGCCGAAGAAAATCAAAGACCGGTTGACCTTGCGTGACGCCACCGTAATCGAATCCCATCGCCTCGATCTCCCAGGTGTGATGATTCAGGTGGAGTCGCAACGAAACTATCCCGGCGGCATGGCCGCAGCCCATCTCCTCGGGTATGTCGGGGAAATTTCCCCTGAACAACTCGAGAAGCCGGAATTTGCGGATCTCCATCAGGGTAGCGTTGTCGGGCAGTATGGCGTCGAAAAATCGTTTGATCGGCATGTGCGCGGCCAGGCAGGACAAAAAAGCGTCGAAGTGGATGCGTTGGGACATGAGAAGCGGACGGTGCAGGTGGATAAGCCCCTCGCCGGCAACGATCTCTATCTCACGATTGATATTAAGTTACAGAAAGTGGCGGAGGACCTGCTGGGAGAAGAATCCGGTGCGATTGTCGCCTTGGATCCCACCACCGGGGACGTGTTGGCCATGGCCAGTCGACCGGGCTTCGATCCGAATATTATGTCGCGCGAGCTTACGCCAAAACAGTGGGTTGAGATCGTCCAGGATGAGAGACGCCCGCTCAACAACCGGGCGTCGCAAGGGCAGTATCCTCCCGGATCCACGTTCAAGGTCCCGATGGCCGTTGCGGCCCTGGAATCCAATACCATGTCGCCGTCGAGTTCCGTGCTCTGCACGGGCGGGTACCAATTCGGCAAACGCATCTACCACGATTGGAAAGCGACTGGCCACGGGTATGTCGATCTTCACAAGGCGCTTATCCAGTCCTGCGACGTGTATTTTTACACGATCGGGCAACGGATGGGGATCGACACCATGGCGGAGTATGCCAAGGACTTCGGCCTTGGCCATGAAACCGGCATTGAATTGCCGTCGGAGCGAGTGGGGTCGATCCCGTCCACGGCCTGGAAACTGAAAGTGAAGAAAGAAGCCTGGTTGCCGGGTGAAACGATTTCAGCCGCGATCGGACAGGGGTATGTCACGGTGACGCCCTTGCAGATGGCCAGCATGATCGGCACCGTGGCCAACGACGGCGTGAGTTATCGCCCGCGTCTGGTGCAGGCCATCATGGATCGCACCACCGGAAATTTCCAGGAAATGCCGGCGGTGGCCCGAGGGAAAGCGCATGCGAAACCGGAAACCTTCCGGATCATTAAAGAGGCATTGGCGGCCGTTGTGACGGAAGGGACGGCGACGCGTGCAAAGTCTTCGATCGTGACGATTGGAGGCAAAACCGGGACGGCACAAGTCGCGGCCTTGGGGAAAGAGAAGAAGGCGGAGAAAGACATTCCCAAGAAGTTTCGAGATCATGCCTGGTTCGTGGCATTTGCGCCGGTCGATGCTCCGAAGATTGCCGTGGCGGTGCTGGCGGAACATATGGGGCATGGCGGGTCGGCGGCGGCGCCGCTGGCCAAAGAAGTGATTGAGACCTATATGAAGCTGCGCGCTCAAGAGCCGGCGGTTGCCCCGCAATCGTAG
- the mreC gene encoding rod shape-determining protein MreC, which yields MRMANFRSSYGARRLALGVFLSVLLGFFLLPHQLQTLFQEIGGPVGWVLSWPIRLVASVQGGIGETWSHYVALQDVEDENRQLRKELELLQGQNSQLREAASATDRLTALLEFKAQALPTMIAAQVIGRDTGNWYRTILLNKGSADGIQADMGVVTSAGVVGRVVKTTMATAVVLLVSDPNNAIAGLIQRTRDEGIVEGTTPGLARLKYIPLLSNVRAGDRVVTSGLVGGFPRGLAIGTITTISKEEGALFQSAELRPEVDVNRVEEVLVIQSPYIPGEDGKSDGPLPKAKP from the coding sequence ATGCGGATGGCCAACTTTCGCTCATCATACGGCGCCCGGCGTCTTGCCCTCGGGGTGTTTCTCTCCGTGCTCCTCGGCTTCTTCCTGCTGCCTCATCAGCTTCAGACTCTGTTTCAGGAAATCGGCGGACCGGTCGGATGGGTGCTCAGTTGGCCGATCCGTCTCGTCGCCTCGGTGCAAGGCGGCATCGGGGAGACCTGGAGCCATTACGTGGCCTTGCAGGACGTGGAAGACGAGAATCGGCAATTGCGGAAAGAGCTTGAGCTGTTGCAGGGGCAAAATAGTCAGCTGCGGGAGGCCGCGTCGGCGACGGACCGGTTGACGGCCTTGCTTGAATTCAAGGCGCAGGCTCTTCCGACAATGATCGCGGCGCAGGTCATCGGCCGTGATACGGGGAATTGGTATCGGACCATTCTTCTGAATAAGGGAAGCGCTGACGGGATACAAGCGGATATGGGTGTGGTGACGTCTGCTGGCGTCGTCGGACGAGTGGTCAAAACGACGATGGCGACCGCGGTGGTGCTCTTGGTATCCGATCCCAATAACGCCATTGCCGGATTGATTCAGCGAACACGAGATGAAGGGATTGTCGAGGGAACGACCCCGGGCCTGGCTCGGCTCAAATATATTCCCTTGCTCTCGAATGTTCGTGCCGGCGATCGCGTGGTGACATCTGGGTTGGTCGGGGGATTTCCGCGTGGACTCGCCATCGGCACCATTACTACCATCAGTAAAGAGGAAGGCGCCTTGTTTCAATCCGCTGAATTGCGTCCTGAAGTCGATGTGAATCGAGTCGAAGAAGTCCTGGTCATTCAGTCTCCCTATATTCCTGGCGAGGACGGAAAGAGCGACGGGCCTCTTCCGAAAGCCAAACCGTGA